A single genomic interval of Gossypium raimondii isolate GPD5lz chromosome 11, ASM2569854v1, whole genome shotgun sequence harbors:
- the LOC105801999 gene encoding uncharacterized protein LOC105801999, with the protein MAFYVDEEEVWKCPKHPSKRRRSGVCPFCLRDKLASLCPDCAHYRPCACSATSSSSSFYRFLTPAAEDTSGIGSFGRGSNLTGREPTFRRSRSLAVRFLLSKPERLSEKNESASGKCKTPSFWSMFKASNKSKRYESEDRRREEDKARIAEEERMRMMRKSRSVLVTSHSGIGISKLSPSTKAKSWYFRSPMKVFRQTRGLVFQERSPLYRG; encoded by the coding sequence atggcgTTTTACGTGGACGAAGAAGAGGTCTGGAAATGTCCAAAGCATCCATCGAAACGTCGCCGTAGTGGAGTCTGTCCGTTTTGCCTCCGAGACAAGCTCGCTTCTCTCTGTCCCGACTGCGCCCACTACCGTCCTTGCGCGTGTAGTGCCacctcttcctcttcttctttctaTCGTTTCTTGACTCCTGCTGCCGAGGATACCTCCGGTATCGGAAGTTTCGGACGCGGTTCTAATCTTACCGGAAGAGAACCTACGTTCCGACGATCGAGGTCCCTAGCGGTTCGTTTCCTCTTATCGAAACCTGAGCGTTTAAGCGAAAAGAACGAGTCGGCGAGTGGTAAGTGCAAGACGCCGTCATTTTGGTCGATGTTTAAAGCCAGCAATAAGAGCAAGCGATACGAGAGTGAAGATCGTCGAAGAGAAGAAGATAAAGCGAGAATAGCAGAGGAAGAACGGATGAGGATGATGAGGAAGTCGAGGTCTGTTTTGGTGACGTCACATTCCGGTATCGGAATATCGAAATTATCGCCGTCTACGAAAGCAAAGAGCTGGTATTTCCGGAGTCCGATGAAGGTCTTCAGGCAAACAAGGGGATTGGTTTTCCAAGAACGCTCTCCTTTGTATCGAGGGTGA